A section of the Naumovozyma dairenensis CBS 421 chromosome 5, complete genome genome encodes:
- the CQD1 gene encoding Cqd1p (similar to Saccharomyces cerevisiae YPL109C; ancestral locus Anc_8.598) has translation MSQLRIHLNQSWRYFNRSSFKLKYPSPRHTLLPTACILYYNREKILQRSNRSLLLNDTLKSDPNGDTFEMGLYLSSQREIRDKLENDRQSKLEGSRNLLIRLSRVFIYQIKDSLIEPIFTLLRFLELSTIFLPVLLIYPITYLGRPIQLPDGEVDTRGSLLWCKLVKIALEYAGPSFIKLGQWAGSRNDIFSKTLCDALSQLHSNVSPHPFKYTKKVLCEMLNVGELGEAFDEINEKPLGVGAIAQVYVAKLSELFVKKHNVITNNGNGNGNDANNRWCAIKIIHPNVRKQISRDLKIMDFFARCINSLPNMEWLSLPDEVEQFSILMNLQLDLRIEALNLKRFNENFKNDLQIKFANVFLNLCNKDVLFEEYIYGFPMGDFLKIKTKINDDNLCRRVSDPFVDAFLKMLILDDFIHADLHPGNVLIRFVKTNKYGTSILSSEVDDFKVTHSLRKKFEKQDPEFILELKHVLENYTPQVCFIDTGLVTELNDKNRVNFIDLFNALARFNGYRAGELMIERSRTPETAIDKELFALKVKKLTDKVKQRTFTLGTVSIGDLLEQMLTMVRSHHVRMEGDFVSVVVAILLLEGIGRQLDPDLDLFERFVFFALIKGLKNKTNKKHLLTKSCCVFILLVYTYSSLPILREYGFSGGDKTSLLKDTNTFTMLKIWLGLEIRKLMTLSIKELYNLVKWDELCPNY, from the coding sequence ATGTCACAGCTACGAATACATTTGAACCAGTCCTGGAGATATTTTAACAGATCATCTTTCAAACTTAAGTACCCCTCACCACGTCATACACTACTGCCTACTGCTTgcattttatattataacAGAGAAAAGATTCTACAAAGGTCTAATCGATCATTGTTATTGAATGATACTCTAAAATCAGACCCTAATGGAGATACCTTTGAAATGGGACTTTACTTATCCTCTCAAAGAGAAATAAGGGATAAACTAGAAAACGATCGCCAATCAAAACTTGAAGGTTCCAGAAACCTGTTAATACGTCTCTCAAGGGTTTTCATATACCAAATAAAAGATAGTTTAATTGAACCCATTTTCACTTTACTTAGGTTCTTAGAGTTATCAACAATCTTCCTTCCCGTTTTGCTCATATACCCAATTACATATCTAGGAAGGCCAATACAGTTACCTGATGGAGAAGTCGATACAAGAGGTTCGTTGCTTTGGTGTAAGTTAGTCAAAATAGCGCTTGAATATGCTGGTCCAAGTTTTATAAAATTAGGACAATGGGCAGGTTCaagaaatgatattttttccaaaacaTTATGTGACGCATTAAGTCAGCTACATAGTAATGTGTCTCCTCATCCATTTAAATATACTAAGAAGGTACTTTGTGAAATGTTAAATGTAGGTGAGCTTGGTGAAGCATTTGATGAGATCAATGAGAAACCTTTAGGTGTCGGTGCCATTGCTCAGGTTTATGTCGCTAAATTATCTGAATTATTTGTCAAGAAACATAACGTAATAACTAATAACGGTAATGGAAATGGAAATGATGCTAATAATCGATGGTGTGCAATCAAAATTATACATCCCAATGTAAGGAAACAAATTAGTAGagatttaaaaataatggatttTTTCGCCAGGTGTATTAATTCTCTACCGAATATGGAATGGCTTTCTTTACCCGATGAAGTGGaacaattttcaatattaatgaatttacaATTGGATTTGAGGATAGAGgcattgaatttgaaacggtttaatgaaaatttcaaaaatgatttACAAATTAAATTTGCCAATGTATTTCTGAATTTATGCAATAAGGATgttttatttgaagaatatatttatggATTCCCCATGGGagatttcttaaaaataaaaaccaAAATAAATGACGATAACCTCTGTAGAAGGGTTAGCGATCCTTTCGTTGACGCatttttgaagatgttAATTTTAGATGATTTTATACATGCTGATTTGCATCCTGGAAATGTATTGATACGTTTCGTTAAGACAAACAAGTACGGTACAAGCATATTGTCCTCTGAAGTTGATGATTTTAAAGTTACACATTCTCTaaggaaaaaatttgaaaaacagGATCCTGAGTTTATCTTAGAATTAAAACATGTTTTGGAAAATTACACTCCACAAGTTTGTTTCATTGATACAGGTTTAGTTACAGAATTGAATGACAAAAATAGAGTTAACTTTATTGACCTCTTCAATGCATTGGCAAGGTTTAATGGATATCGGGCCGGTGAATTGATGATTGAAAGATCCAGGACTCCAGAAACAGCAATAGATAAGGAACTATTTGCCttaaaagtaaaaaagCTAACTGATAAAGTCAAACAACGTACTTTTACATTAGGAACAGTATCAATAGGAGATTTATTAGAGCAGATGTTAACGATGGTCAGATCACACCATGTCCGTATGGAAGGTGATTTCGTTTCTGTAGTAGTTgcaattttattattggaaGGTATTGGGCGACAATTGGATCCCGACTTGGATCTATTTGAAAGGTTCGTATTCTTTGCATTAATTAAGGgtttgaaaaataagaCCAATAAGAAACATTTACTAACAAAATCATGTTGCGTTTTCATTTTACTTGTATATACATACAGTTCGCTACCCATTCTGAGGGAGTATGGTTTCTCCGGAGGTGACAAGACAAGTTTACTAAAGGATACAAACACTTTTACCATGTTGAAGATTTGGTTGGGATTGGAGATAAGGAAATTGATGACATTGTCGATAAAGGAGTTATATAATTTAGTAAAATGGGATGAGCTTTGTCCTAACTATTAA
- the ARL1 gene encoding Arf family GTPase ARL1 (similar to Saccharomyces cerevisiae ARL1 (YBR164C); ancestral locus Anc_8.597) has protein sequence MGSYFSSMFDRLWGVNKELRILILGLDGAGKTTILYRLQIGEVVTTKPTIGFNVETLTYKNLKLNVWDLGGQTSIRPYWRCYYADTAAVIFVVDSTDKDRMATASKELHLMLQEEELQDAALLVFANKQDQPGALSASEVSRELNLVELKDRSWSIVASSAIKGEGITEGLDWLIEVIKEEQL, from the coding sequence ATGGGAAGTTATTTCAGTTCAATGTTTGATAGATTATGGGGGGTCAATAAAGAACTCCGTATTTTAATCCTAGGTCTAGATGGTGCTGGGAAGACTACTATCTTGTACAGATTACAAATTGGAGAAGTGGTCACTACGAAGCCTACTATTGGTTTCAATGTGGAAACTTTGACATATAAAAACTTAAAACTAAACGTTTGGGATTTAGGTGGTCAAACAAGTATTAGACCATATTGGCGTTGTTATTACGCTGATACTGCAGCAGTGATATTCGTTGTGGATTCAACAGATAAAGATCGTATGGCTACGGCTTCTAAAGAATTACATTTGATGTTACAGGAGgaagaattacaagatgCAGCATTATTGGTATTTGCCAATAAACAAGATCAACCAGGTGCTTTGAGTGCAAGTGAAGTCTCTAGGGAATTGAATTTAGTGGAACTGAAAGATAGAAGTTGGTCTATTGTAGCGTCGAGTGCGATTAAAGGTGAAGGGATCACTGAAGGTTTGGATTGGCTTATTGAAGttataaaagaagaacaactATAG
- the NDAI0E02570 gene encoding uncharacterized protein (similar to Saccharomyces cerevisiae YPL108W; ancestral locus Anc_8.594), giving the protein MSNPTRNTNGIKDQAVTKPESLNATTGEVLVKKSTGKSRVRKGQTEEQYQTQLYEYFELEEGPIRTEVDWMNNIKEPDDILSWEKFDLEVKHARLVLNGVCYRLYFQRRYKECLEFGTKLLDLYKPYNENHKNKLKKEIDELEYMQKQCLSKDFSSINLQK; this is encoded by the coding sequence ATGTCAAATCCTACAAGAAATACAAATGGTATCAAAGATCAAGCAGTCACAAAACCTGAATCTCTGAACGCTACTACAGGTGAAGTCCTAGTGAAGAAATCCACAGGCAAATCACGTGTCCGCAAAGGTCAAACGGAAGAACAATACCAAACTCaattatatgaatattTCGAATTGGAAGAGGGCCCCATTCGTACTGAGGTCGATTGGATGAATAATATCAAGGAGCCCGATGATATTTTAAGTTGGGAAAAGTTTGATCTTGAAGTGAAACATGCAAGATTGGTTTTGAATGGTGTTTGCTATCGTTTGTATTTTCAAAGGCGGTATAAGGAATGTTTAGAGTTTGGTAcgaaattattagatttgTACAAGCCGTATAATGAGAACCACAAGAATAAACTTAAGAAGGAGattgatgaattggaatatatgCAAAAGCAATGCTTATCGAAGGACTTTTCATCCATTAATCTTCAAAAGtag
- the DPC25 gene encoding Dpc25p (similar to Saccharomyces cerevisiae YPL107W; ancestral locus Anc_8.591) encodes MLLKPTLLRFSQYNNDLRLCRLKVPILQMRCIVQTVTPKMTFEGNTEGISTSEEAQMSRIFGGRIKGEAPKSTSRILTGGTRNIAGVKVPEKPIAPDNCCMSGCVNCVWEIYNEDIRYWKKKRREAADKIKLTHEVWPARWNPPLGLLEMKNVPRSLRETKLNYDRQKAEQVEKTPSDLFTKRDTPLPKAVIEAKKRHIKERATKNKMKEQESGEKIVNKIDDDTEGWAGVPVYIKVFAEFESRQRDKKIRKS; translated from the coding sequence ATGCTACTGAAACCTACACTACTCCGATTCAGtcaatataataatgaccTACGGCTTTGCCGTTTGAAAGTTCCCATACTGCAGATGAGATGCATCGTCCAAACCGTGACTCCGAAAATGACTTTCGAAGGAAACACTGAAGGCATTAGTACGTCAGAAGAAGCTCAAATGAGTAGAATTTTTGGCGGAAGGATTAAGGGAGAAGCACCGAAATCAACGAGTAGAATTCTGACTGGTGGTACCAGAAATATTGCCGGTGTCAAAGTACCTGAAAAACCTATTGCGCCAGATAACTGTTGTATGTCTGGTTGTGTTAATTGTGTTTGggaaatatataatgaGGATATCAGAtattggaaaaagaaaaggagaGAAGCAGCAGATAAGATTAAGTTAACACATGAAGTTTGGCCAGCACGTTGGAATCCTCCATTGGGATTattagaaatgaaaaatgtgCCGAGGTCCCTTCGAGAAACTAAGCTCAATTATGACCGTCAAAAGGCTGAACAAGTTGAAAAAACGCCTTCAGATTTATTCACCAAAAGAGATACCCCTTTACCAAAAGCTGTTATTGAAGCTAAAAAGAGACATATAAAAGAGAGGGCTACCAAgaataaaatgaaagaacaagaatcaggtgaaaaaattgttaaCAAGATTGATGACGATACCGAGGGTTGGGCAGGTGTGCCTGTTTATATTAAAGTATTCGCTGAATTTGAAAGTAGGCAACGagacaaaaaaattaggaAGAGCTAA
- the SSE1 gene encoding adenyl-nucleotide exchange factor SSE1 (similar to Saccharomyces cerevisiae SSE2 (YBR169C) and SSE1 (YPL106C); ancestral locus Anc_8.590), translating to MSTPFGLDLGNNNSVLAVARNRGIDVVVNEVSNRATPSLVGFGPKNRYLGETGKTKETSNVKNTVGNLKRIVGLDYAHPDFSTESEYFTSKLVKTDDEKIGAEVRLAGEKHTFNATQLAAMFIGKVKNTVQQETKANINDVCVAVPAWYTEEQRYTIADAARVAGLNPVRIVNDVTAAAVSYGVFKTDLPEGEEKPRIVAFVDIGHSTYTCSIMAFKKGELKVLGTAYDKHFGGRNFDRAITEHFADEFKGKYKIDIRENPKAYNRVLTASEKLKKVLSANTAAPFNLESVMNDVDVSSQLTRDELEELVKPLLERVTEPVTNALAQAKLTPEDVDFVEIIGGTTRIPTLKNSISEAFGKPLSTTLNQDEAIAKGAAFICAIHSPTLRVRPFKFEDIHPFSVSYSWDKQVEEEDHMEVFAAGSTFPSTKLITLNRTGDFTMAAQYTNIDQLPKGTGADIAKWEITGVEVPEGEESVPVKVVLRCDPSGLHIIEEAYTVHDIKVQEVVPLPADAPEDAEPEFREVTKTVKKDSLTVVAHTFALDDKTLNELIEKENAMFAKDKLVAETEDRKNTLEEYIYTLRGKLDEEYAPFASGAEKTKLKDMLAKAEEWLYDEGYDSIKAKYIAKYEELASLGNMIRGRYLAKEEEKKQALRANKEASQMADLSAKLAAQRKAEAEAKENAKE from the coding sequence ATGAGTACTCCATTTGGTTTAGATTTAGGTAACAACAACTCCGTCTTAGCTGTTGCTAGAAACAGAGGTATTGACGTTGTCGTCAATGAAGTCTCCAACCGTGCCACTCCATCTTTAGTTGGTTTCGGTCCAAAAAACAGATACTTAGGTGAAACCGGTAAAACCAAGGAAACCTCCAATGTTAAGAACACCGTTGGTAACTTGAAGAGAATCGTTGGTTTAGATTATGCCCACCCAGATTTCTCTACTGAATCCGAATATTTCACTTCTAAATTAGTTAAGACCGATGATGAAAAGATTGGTGCTGAAGTTAGACTTGCAGGTGAAAAGCACACTTTCAACGCTACTCAATTAGCCGCCATGTTTATTGGTAAGGTTAAGAACACTGTCCAACAAGAAACCAAGGCTAACATTAACGATGTTTGTGTTGCTGTTCCAGCTTGGTACACTGAAGAACAACGTTACACAATTGCTGATGCTGCCAGAGTTGCTGGTTTGAACCCTGTCAGAATTGTCAACGATGTTACCGCTGCTGCCGTCTCTTACGGTGTCTTCAAGACTGATTTACCAGAAGGTGAAGAAAAGCCAAGAATTGTTGCCTTCGTCGACATTGGTCATTCCACTTACACTTGTTCCATTATGGCTTTCAAGAAGGGTGAATTAAAGGTCTTAGGTACTGCTTACGATAAACATTTTGGTGGTAGAAATTTCGACCGTGCCATCACTGAACATTTCGCTGATGAATTCAAAGGTAAATACAAGATTGATATCAGAGAAAATCCAAAGGCTTACAACAGAGTTTTAACTGCTTCTGAAAAGTTAAAGAAAGTTTTATCTGCTAACACTGCAGCTCCATTCAATCTTGAATCTGTTATGAACGATGTCGATGTTTCTTCTCAATTGACTCGTGACGAATTAGAGGAATTAGTCAAACCATTGTTAGAACGTGTCACTGAACCAGTTACTAACGCTTTAGCTCAAGCTAAATTAACTCCAGAAGATGTTGACTTTGTTGAAATTATTGGTGGTACCACCCGTATCCCAACTTTGAAGAACTCTATTTCTGAAGCCTTCGGTAAGCCATTATCTACAACTTTGAACCAAGATGAAGCTATTGCTAAGGGTGCCGCTTTCATTTGTGCCATCCATTCTCCAACTTTGAGAGTTAGACCATTCAAATTCGAAGATATCCACCCATTCTCTGTTTCTTACTCTTGGGATAAAcaagttgaagaagaagaccaCATGGAAGTTTTCGCTGCTGGTTCTACTTTCCCATCCACTAAATTGATTACCTTGAACCGTACTGGTGACTTCACAATGGCTGCTCAATACACTAACATTGACCAACTACCAAAGGGTACTGGTGCTGACATCGCTAAATGGGAAATCACTGGTGTTGAAGTTCCAGAAGGTGAAGAATCTGTTCCAGTTAAGGTTGTCTTAAGATGTGATCCATCTGGTCTAcatattattgaagaagctTACACTGTTCATGATATTAAGGTCCAAGAAGTTGTTCCACTACCAGCTGATGCTCCAGAAGATGCTGAACCAGAATTTAGAGAAGTCACTAAAACTGTCAAGAAGGATTCTTTGACTGTTGTTGCTCACACATTTGCCTTAGATGACAAGACTTTGAAcgaattgattgaaaaggaaaacgCTATGTTCGCTAAAGATAAATTGGTTGCTGAAACTGAAGACCGTAAGAACACTTTAGAAGAGTATATTTACACTTTACGTGGTAAGTTGGATGAAGAATATGCTCCATTCGCTTCTGGCGCTGAAAAAACCAAATTAAAGGATATGTTAGCTAAGGCTGAGGAATGGTTATATGATGAAGGTTACGATTCCATCAAGGCTAAATACATTGCTAAATACGAAGAATTAGCTTCTCTAGGTAACATGATCAGAGGTAGATATTTAgctaaagaagaagagaagaagcAAGCTTTAAGAGCTAACAAGGAGGCTAGCCAAATGGCTGATTTATCCGCTAAATTAGCTGCTCAAAGAAAGGCTGAAGCTGAAGCGAAGGAAAATGCGAAGGAATAA
- the SYH1 gene encoding Syh1p (similar to Saccharomyces cerevisiae SMY2 (YBR172C) and YPL105C; ancestral locus Anc_8.587) — protein MIDSVYTAAKMNQELPTATPTTHSQYFPIDPMVNGLSDLHIVASHTEAANGQTQGTDPLEKLVNMNIGVTATNSGTSSLTASTQSASANSLNKKSRLLDSMNIQRSGSPFLGKENMQSPSLDNNNSNNAGNSTWPSANYMGSHSTTSLSALQSQSKSELALQMSHLTQNRPFSFVQQHPNITSSLPVNLVVDTSQPHAGYFGPPAPPGIGNPALNAIRPIHVISQWRYIDIHGQQQGPFPSTSMSQWLQAGYFQPSLQIQRVNTSMEPFGINEKYITLNDLIAKVNNFQDPFDTFDKIASHYAIGKNIATTNNSDLPSSEAHDADEQIKQKAKELANIRSDDYTLDEILNLKFDDGSYYREVVVQIPMNTRKIVTKLDDSFEVPTLAAAPISVQYPDMTAQDEPQSQPQVEQHIESLQETVPAIEEEQVVTKEEKAPVQQDYVEGATEEVENIPEEVSTSKKKKKKKKTDNAEEIEKKRKEKAELMAKKLLEEQEEEARKERSKKVKKQEKEEKKKLKHLRKEEKERQRKMKKEDAELEELKSDSVSADNVAPWADSNSANNVTSTKKGLSIGEYLKQEELKKAQEKKERERQNRENLLKLNQQLVEEEQKANEMKSVLSWADKPTQEPIQVNITPSVSKKLETKTKLKIKSSSKKSKSTFIEEQQKIWEQLQGNSQSTAATESVNSNAWTTVSSSTKSTTSVPAATPMPAITKAMKKKSKASTTKQIGSSTSIPGLKLKSNSPGVSPSYPGNASISARQTFLKWCRSQMHLNPGISVNSVLEVLLSLPAGLETKEIIADTIYSNSSIMDGRRFATDFIKKRIDCEKQLMDPLTWKEALALPEGSKDDWEFQIVSKKKGRKH, from the coding sequence ATGATTGATAGTGTTTATACCGCCGCTAAAATGAACCAAGAGCTGCCCACTGCAACACCAACTACTCATTCGCAATACTTCCCGATTGATCCAATGGTGAACGGATTAAGCGATCTCCATATCGTCGCTTCCCATACTGAAGCAGCTAATGGTCAAACTCAAGGTACCGACCCACTAGAGAAGCTGGTGAATATGAACATTGGAGTAACTGCAACGAATTCTGGCACCTCAAGCTTAACAGCCTCTACGCAATCAGCTTCAGCTAATAGcttaaacaaaaaaagtCGCCTACTAGATTCGATGAACATCCAAAGATCGGGGTCCCCATTTTTGggtaaagaaaatatgCAAAGTCCATCgcttgataataataatagcaatAACGCTGGTAATAGTACCTGGCCTTCGGCGAATTATATGGGATCCCATAGTACAACGTCTCTCTCTGCGTTGCAAAGTCAAAGCAAAAGTGAGTTAGCGCTGCAGATGTCACATCTCACTCAAAATAGACCCTTTAGTTTTGTCCAACAACATCCAAATATTACATCCAGTTTGCCTGTAAACTTAGTTGTCGATACATCACAACCACATGCGGGTTATTTTGGGCCACCTGCGCCGCCTGGTATTGGTAATCCTGCTTTGAATGCAATTCGTCCTATTCATGTAATATCACAATGGCGATACATTGATATTCATGGCCAACAGCAAGGTCCATTTCCCTCAACTTCAATGTCTCAATGGTTGCAAGCTGGTTATTTTCAACCAAGCTTACAAATTCAAAGGGTCAACACATCCATGGAACCATTCGgaatcaatgaaaaatatatcacaCTGAATGATTTGATTGCTAAAGTGAACAATTTCCAAGATCCTTTCGACACATTCGATAAGATTGCTTCACATTACGCCATTGGTAAGAATATTGCCACTACTAATAACAGTGATTTGCCATCTAGTGAAGCTCACGATGCAGATGAACAAATCAAGCAGAAAGCTAAAGAATTAGCGAATATTCGAAGTGATGATTATACATTAGATGAAATCTTGAACTTGAAATTCGATGACGGAAGCTACTACAGGGAAGTCGTTGTTCAAATCCCAATGAATACGAGAAAAATCGTTACCAAATTAGATGATTCGTTCGAAGTTCCAACCCTTGCTGCTGCTCCGATAAGCGTACAATATCCTGATATGACAGCTCAGGATGAACCTCAGTCTCAGCCTCAAGTTGAGCAGCATATTGAATCCTTACAAGAAACAGTACCAGCTATCGAGGAGGAACAAGTTGTCACCAAAGAAGAGAAGGCGCCTGTTCAGCAGGACTATGTAGAAGGTGCTActgaagaagttgaaaaCATACCCGAAGAAGTATCAacttcaaagaaaaagaagaagaagaagaaaacagATAATGCTGAAGAAATCGAAAAGAAGCGTAAAGAGAAGGCTGAATTGATGGCgaagaaattattagaagaacaagaagaagaagccAGGAAAGAGAGATCGAAGAAGgtaaagaaacaagaaaaagaagaaaagaagaaattgaaacatttaagaaaggaagagaaagaaaggCAACGTAAAATGAAGAAAGAGGATGCAGAACTGGAAGAGTTAAAATCAGATTCTGTTTCTGCTGATAATGTAGCTCCATGGGCAGATAGCAATAGCGCCAACAATGTTACTTCTACCAAAAAGGGTTTGTCAATTGGCGAGTATTTAAAGCAAGAAGAGCTTAAAAAAGCAcaggaaaagaaagaacGTGAACGTCAAAATCGTGAAAATCTTTTGAAGTTGAATCAACAATTAGtcgaagaagaacaaaaggcaaatgaaatgaaatcaGTATTAAGTTGGGCCGATAAACCAACTCAAGAACCAATACAGGTAAATATTACTCCATCAGTAAGTAAGAAATTGGAAACCAAAACTAAACTCAAAATCAAGTCAAGCTCCAAAAAATCCAAGTCAACATTTATTGAAGAGcaacaaaaaatttggGAGCAATTACAAGGTAACTCACAGTCGACGGCGGCAACGGAAAGTGTTAACAGTAATGCTTGGACAACAGTAAGTTCGTCTACTAAATCTACAACATCGGTACCAGCTGCTACTCCCATGCCAGCCATTACGAAAGcgatgaaaaagaaaagcaaGGCTTCAACTACTAAACAAATTGGTTCTTCGACAAGTATTCCTGgtttaaaattgaaatcaaattcacCAGGAGTTTCTCCTTCGTACCCAGGTAATGCATCGATTTCTGCACGTCAAACATTTTTGAAGTGGTGTAGATCTCAAATGCATCTAAACCCTGGGATCTCAGTAAATAGTGTTCTTGAAGTTTTACTAAGTTTGCCTGCAGGTTTAGAAACAAAGGAAATTATTGCTGATACCATATACTCAAATAGTTCCATAATGGATGGGAGAAGATTTGCGACCGACTTCATTAAGAAGCGTATTGATTGTGAAAAGCAATTAATGGATCCTTTGACATGGAAAGAAGCTCTGGCTTTGCCGGAAGGTAGTAAGGACGATTGGGAGTTCCAAATTGTTAGTAAGAAGAAAGGTAGAAAgcattaa
- the MSD1 gene encoding aspartate--tRNA ligase MSD1 (similar to Saccharomyces cerevisiae MSD1 (YPL104W); ancestral locus Anc_8.584) — MLSQLITGNRCFLSTRTQFIRSLTKLPDSQKIRSQFVFQRKGSIKAINELYKENAENIEVSINGWIDNKPKHIGKNISFGVLRDPNGDTIQLVDSHSLLKGISRETVVQVKGTISSKKNSNLYSNRLEYELKLNELSVLNLSNDKPSQLQDFKERGNYPPQYRYLQLRNPKYSDFLKKRYEISRIVRDILNKENFLEIETPILFKPTPEGAREFLVPTRVKKAKKGIPTFYSLTQSPQQYKQLLMASGFSNYFQVARCFRDEDLRADRQPEFTQIDLEMSFASGNDVMQLLEQLVPKTWDELSITGELFTLDHSGKKLIPVHENRNEIYRLTYQQAMSLYGIDKPDLRAPDLKIVDLSEFRATANRNKKFPTFEVIVLRNAFDSIENYKENWHFLDNAQNYTYRTPLVVPITNDEAKTTWFEKFQSIAAFENPKMISKFLNLKQGDIICGSTREPNGSIFENPTPLGTLRKLVLQSEIGKRLYRETDHDVASWVIDFPLFSPLTNEPAPNDDFPIYQHDRLMSTHHPFTMVNLSDYNKLNKNPTKCRGQHYDLVINGIELGGGSTRVHDPELQNFIFESILKIENSEELFGHLLNAFAMGTPPHAGFAIGFDRMCAMLCGTESIRDVLAFPKSITGTDLVVKSPSLVDEDVLKLYNIEYKKN; from the coding sequence ATGTTGTCTCAATTGATTACAGGAAACAGATGTTTCCTCTCAACAAGAACCCAGTTTATTAGAAGCTTAACCAAACTTCCCGACAGTCAAAAAATCAGGTCCCAATTTGTATTCcaaagaaaaggaagcATTAAGGCGATCAATGAGCTTTATAAGGAGAATGCTGAGAATATAGAAGTATCTATAAACGGTTGGATTGACAATAAACCGAAACATATTGGTAAAAATATTAGCTTCGGAGTTTTAAGGGATCCCAATGGAGACACAATCCAATTAGTGGATTCCCATTCTTTACTAAAAGGTATCAGCAGAGAAACTGTCGTACAGGTAAAAGGGACTATATCTAGCAAGAAAAATAGTAATTTGTATTCAAATCGATTGGAGTACGAATTAAAACTGAACGAACTTTCTGTTTTGAATCTATCAAATGATAAACCTTCTCAATTGCAAGATTTTAAGGAAAGGGGGAATTATCCTCCACAGTATAGATACTTACAGTTAAGGAACCCTAAATACAGTGactttttaaagaaaagatacGAAATTTCTCGAATAGTAAGAGATATTCTTAATAAAGAGAACTTCTTGGAAATAGAGACACCTATTCTGTTCAAGCCAACTCCAGAAGGTGCTAGAGAATTTTTGGTCCCAACAAGAGTAAAGAAAGCTAAAAAGGGAATTCCGACGTTTTATTCACTAACTCAAAGTCCTCAGCAATATAAGCAACTATTAATGGCAAGTGGCTTTTCGAACTATTTTCAAGTGGCACGTTGCTTTAGAGATGAAGATTTACGTGCCGACAGACAACCTGAATTTACTCAAATTGATCTGGAAATGTCATTCGCCTCTGGGAATGATGTAATGCAGCTCCTCGAGCAACTTGTTCCAAAAACATGGGATGAATTGAGTATCACTGGTGAATTATTCACACTAGATCACAGTGGGAAGAAACTCATACCTGTTCACGAGAAcagaaatgaaatatatagattGACTTATCAACAGGCCATGTCACTATATGGGATAGATAAACCTGATTTAAGGGCGCCTGACTTGAAAATTGTAGACCTTTCTGAATTTAGAGCAACCGCCAATAGAAATAAGAAATTCCCTACCTTTGAAGTAATAGTATTGAGAAATGCTTTcgattcaattgaaaattacAAGGAGAATTGGCATTTCCTTGACAACGCACAAAACTATACATACAGAACACCATTGGTAGTACCAATAACCAATGATGAAGCAAAGACTACATGGTTCGAGAAATTTCAATCCATAGCAGCTTTTGAAAACCcaaaaatgatttcaaaatttttaaaCTTGAAACAAGGTGATATAATCTGTGGGAGTACAAGAGAACCTAATGGCtccatttttgaaaatccAACTCCACTAGGAACATTACGTAAACTAGTTTTGCAATCGGAAATTGGTAAAAGACTATACCGCGAGACAGATCATGATGTAGCGTCATGGGTGATTGATTTCCCACTATTTTCACCGTTAACTAATGAACCTGCACCAAATGATGACTTCCCAATTTACCAACATGATAGGTTGATGTCAACCCATCATCCCTTTACAATGGTTAATTTATCCGATTATAACAAGTTGAATAAGAATCCTACCAAATGTAGAGGTCAACATTATGATCTTGTGATCAACGGTATCGAATTAGGTGGAGGATCTACCAGAGTACATGACCCGGAACTCCAAAACTTTATATTCGAAAGTATTTTGAAGATTGAGAACTCAGAAGAACTTTTTGGTCATCTGTTAAACGCCTTTGCAATGGGGACACCACCTCATGCAGGGTTTGCCATTGGGTTTGATAGGATGTGTGCAATGCTATGTGGGACTGAAAGTATCCGTGATGTGCTCGCATTCCCCAAAAGTATAACAGGTACTGACCTTGTAGTAAAAAGCCCCAGTCTCGTTGATGAAGACGTGCTCAAACTTTACAACattgaatataaaaagaattaG